A genome region from Macaca fascicularis isolate 582-1 chromosome 3, T2T-MFA8v1.1 includes the following:
- the LOC123572167 gene encoding serine protease 1-like, with amino-acid sequence MPALPISRIQVRLGEHNIKVLEGTEQFINAAKIISHPKYNNKTLNNDIMLIKLFSPAVINDRVSTISLPTAPSAAGTMCLISGWGNTLSFGADYPDELQCLDAPVLTQAECEASYSGEITSNMFCVGFLEGGKDSCQSDSGGPVVCNRQLQGIVSWGYGYAQKNKL; translated from the exons ATGCCTGCCCTGCCCATCAGCCGCATCCAGGTGAGACTGGGAGAACACAACATCAAAGTCCTGGAGGGGACTGAGCAGTTCATAAACGCGGCCAAGATCATCAGCCACCCCAAATACAACAACAAGACTCTGAACAATGACATCATGCTGATCAAGCTCTTCTCACCTGCCGTCATCAATGACCGCGTTTCCACCATCTCTCTGCCCACTGCCCCTTCAGCTGCTGGCACCATGTGCCTCATCTCTGGCTGGGGAAACACTCTGAGCTTTGGTG CTGACTACCCAGACGAGCTGCAGTGCCTGGACGCTCCTGTGCTGACCCAGGCTGAGTGTGAAGCCTCCTACTCTGGAGAGATTACCAGCAACATGTTCTGTGTGGGCTTCCTTGAGGGAGGCAAGGATTCCTGCCAGA GTGACTCTGGTGGCCCTGTGGTCTGTAACAGACAGCTCCAAGGCATTGTCTCCTGGGGCTATGGCTATGCCCAGAAGAACAAGCTTTGA
- the LOC123566812 gene encoding serine protease 1-like, whose protein sequence is MRRELKYPGESGKGDPAVGEGLHHACPAHRPHPGETGRTQHRSPGGERAVHQCSQDHPPPQIQQEDWNNDIMLIKLSSPAIINARVSNITLPTAPPAAGAECLISGWGNTLSSGADYPDEVQCLDAPVLTQAECEASYPGEITSNTFCVSFLEGGRDSCQSDSGGPVVWNRQLQGIVSWGDACAQKNRPVVYTKVYNYLAWIKDIIAANS, encoded by the exons ATGAGGAGGGAGCTTAAGTACCCTGGGGAAAGTGGGAAGGGTGACCCAGCTGTGGGAGAAGGTCTTCACCACGCCTGCCCTGCCCATCGGCCACATCCAGGTGAGACTGGGAGAACACAACATCGAAGTCCTGGAGGGGAAAGAGCAGTTCATCAATGCAGCCAAGATCATCCACCACCCCAAATACAACAGGAAGATTGGAACAATGACATCATGCTGATCAAGCTCTCCTCACCTGCCATCATCAATGCCCGCGTGTCCAACATCACTCTGCCCACCGCCCCTCCAGCTGCTGGCGCCGAGTGCCTCATTTCCGGCTGGGGAAACACTCTGAGCTCTGGCG CTGACTACCCAGACGAGGTTCAGTGCCTGGATGCTCCTGTGCTGACCCAGGCTGAGTGTGAAGCCTCCTACCCTGGGGAGATTACCAGTAACACATTCTGTGTGAGCTTCCTTGAGGGAGGCAGGGATTCCTGCCAGA GTGACTCTGGTGGCCCTGTGGTCTGGAACAGACAGCTCCAAGGCATTGTCTCCTGGGGCGATGCCTGTGCCCAGAAGAACAGGCCTGTAGTCTACACCAAGGTCTACAACTATTTGGCCTGGATTAAGGACATCATAGCTGCCAACAGCTAA
- the LOC102130590 gene encoding trypsin-2-like: protein MPAMPISRIQVRLGEHNINVLEGTEQFINAAKIICHPEYNPTTLDNDIMLIKLSTPAVINDYVSIIPLPTAPPAPCTDCLISGWGNTLSSGADYPDELQCLDAPVLTQAKCEACYPGEITSNMFCVGFLEGGKDSCQGDSGGPVVCNGELQGIVSWGYGCAQKNKPGVYTKVYNYLAWIKETKAANS, encoded by the exons ATGCCTGCCATGCCCATCAGCCGCATCCAGGTGAGACTGGGAGAGCACAACATCAACGTCCTCGAGGGGACTGAGCAGTTCATCAACGCAGCCAAGATCATCTGCCACCCCGAATACAACCCAACAACTCTGGACAATGACATCATGCTGATCAAGCTCTCCACACCTGCCGTCATCAATGACTACGTGTCCATCATCCCTCTGCCCACCGCCCCTCCAGCTCCCTGCACTGACTGCCTCATCTCTGGTTGGGGCAACACTTTGAGCTCTGGCG CTGACTACCCAGATGAGCTGCAGTGCCTGGATGCTCCTGTGCTGACCCAGGCTAAGTGTGAAGCTTGCTACCCTGGAGAGATTACTAGCAACATGTTCTGTGTGGGCTTCCTTGAGGGAGGCAAGGATTCCTGCCAG GGGGACTCTGGTGGCCCTGTGGTCTGCAACGGAGAGCTCCAAGGCATTGTCTCCTGGGGCTATGGCTGTGCCCAGAAAAACAAGCCTGGAGTCTACACCAAGGTCTACAACTATTTGGCCTGGATTAAGGAAACCAAAGCTGCCAACAGCTAA
- the LOC102129692 gene encoding trypsin-2-like, with product MNPLLILAFVGAAVAVPFDDDDKIVGGYTCEENSVPYQVSLNSGYHFCGGSLIREQWVVSAGHCWKLAINSKFSGRGCEYHGRIQVRLGEHNIEVLEGNEQFINAAKKIRHPKYNRKTLDNDILLIKLSTPAVINDHVSTIPLPTAPPAAGAEALISGWGNTLSSGADYPDELQCLDAPVLSQAECEASYPGKITSNMFCVGFLEGGKDSCQGDSGGPVVSNGELQGIVSWGYGCAQKNKPGVYTKVYNYVDWIEDTIAANS from the exons ATGAATCCACTCCTGATCCTTGCCTTTGTGGGAGCTGCTG TTGCTGTCCcctttgatgatgatgacaagATCGTTGGGGGCTACACCTGTGAGGAGAATTCTGTCCCCTACCAGGTGTCCCTGAATTCTGGCTACCACTTCTGTGGTGGCTCCCTCATCAGGGAGCAGTGGGTGGTGTCAGCAGGTCACTGCTGGAAGCT GGCAATTAACTCAAAGTTTTCAGGAAGAGGTTGTGAATATCA CGGACGCATCCAGGTGAGACTGGGAGAACACAACATCGAAGTCCTGGAAGGGAATGAGCAGTTCATCAATGCAGCCAAGAAAATTCGCCACCCCAAATACAACAGGAAGACTCTGGACAATGACATCCTGCTGATCAAGCTCTCCACACCTGCCGTCATCAATGACCATGTGTCCACCATCCCTCTGCCCACCGCCCCTCCAGCTGCTGGCGCCGAGGCCCTCATCTCTGGCTGGGGCAACACTCTGAGCTCTGGTG CCGACTACCCAGACGAGCTGCAGTGCCTGGATGCTCCTGTGCTGTCCCAGGCTGAGTGTGAAGCCTCCTACCCTGGGAAGATTACCAGCAACATGTTCTGTGTGGGCTTCCTTGAGGGAGGCAAGGATTCCTGCCAG ggTGACTCTGGTGGCCCTGTGGTCTCCAACGGAGAGCTCCAAGGAATTGTCTCCTGGGGCTATGGCTGTGCCCAGAAGAACAAGCCTGGAGTCTACACCAAGGTCTACAACTATGTGGACTGGATTGAAGACACCATAGCTGCCAACAGCTAA